The genomic segment CCAAAATACATATTCCAAATGTACAAATTAAGATTAGGGCTGCTTGAAATTCTTTCAATGTCCCTTCCTTCACACATCCAAATatgccatacatttttttttatttcattgttaCACAGGGCAGCATGGTGGCAAAGACTTAGCACATAAGTTATAAGTTATTACAGTTCTAAGATCgaaggttcaattcccagtggaTTTTTACCTTCCAgtgcagagtttgcatgttcatcctgagcctatgtgggttttctctgggtgagaacatgcaaactccacatgatgaggaccaacctgggattgaacccacgaccccggAACTGCGAGGCCGAAACACTGCCGGGCCGCCTTTATTTTGTTACATTACAGATTTTTATATATTGaattagttaaaaaatgaatgaatattgctaATGGAATGCCTCAATTGCACTTCATGCTGAAATATGGAGGATAATAACTTAATGCATTCATTTGTGAACATTGAAAGTTTGATAATGATTTATCTGTGACTCTTACTTTCAATGACTGCTTCAAAGAAACTATATTGAGCCATGAATACACTGGCATTTATGACACTGCTTGATAATGAAGACCCAACTTTCAGGAAAATATAACTTCACCCTCTACTTCTGCTGTTCACCAAAGAGGATGTTTTAACTTCTACACAAGTCACAATGGCTATTGTTATTTATGTTGGATGGGCACtaggttttttgttttatagacAACTTGCGTCCTGTGTCTAGTTTGGTTGGTAGCAATGACTGAGCATGTGACTGTGAGACTGGAACAGAATTTTCATTAGATTAAATAGAATCTGTTGCGCTgtaagaacaaacaaaaaacatccagTATCAGCACGTGTCTTGACAACGCAAACATCTTTACAGATCTTTACTCTTATAAACTACCACATTCAGTCATGACTGTTTAAAAATAGACACTTGTCCAACCTGGATTATTTTCCATTAACTCGAGGGACAGAGTAGATAAATAGCCATTATAATTTATGTCGAATATTAAACAAACCAAACTAGCACAGgagagaaaaaactgaaaacaggAGAGAACAAATCACTCTTAAATGATTAAAAcccaaatatatattaatgtaataaaacattgtctttctatctatttaaatataattattattttaataataactaTTTAACACTTGCACACTATGTCACATTGACAGATTAAGAAAAACCATGTTGTACCCTCATCATGATGGGTCTAGGATTGCTGTGCCCTTGAGTGCTGATGTCATACTATTGTTACTCATCAGAGGGCAGTGAAATTTGGGATGTGGATAAAGTGATCCTTTATCTATACCACCACCAGGCTGCTCGCCCCTCCCTTTCTCTGACCTTGCAGCCTGCCTTTTCATTGCACTGCCTCACTGTGCAGTTCAGCAATTATCccagcaattcacacaaaagacacacacgcacacacacacacacacacaaacacacactctatTGTAACACACATTCTCAACATATTTTATCAGGTCCCCCGCACACAtaggcaaacacacacacatgagggAAAACCTCCGAGAGCCCCCCCACCCGCTGAACAGACTCATACACCAATGGGAGAGAGTGCTTTGTGTACTCACACTCTGGCTAGGCAGTGGGTGGAGGTGGATGGAGACAGAATGAGACAGTGGGACTGCGGAGTGAAGCCGGACCAGACACACAAGAAGAGATGCAGCTTATAAGGAAAGGACACTCAACACTGACAGAGGAGgctaaagaaagaaagaaaaagattgAGCAGGATAAGAATGGGATCGCAGAAATAGGAAGGGGAAGCCGGCCTGTCCTGTAGAGAGGAAGAGAGTGAATTGTTGTTCCAAAGGCACGAGGGGAACTGATGGGATGGCATTGATCCCAGGGAGCTGCCGCTTCTTGGGCCAGATGGCGTCTTGTTGCTGCAGACCGCTGCTCAACTCCTCCTGTTGCGGACCCCTCATCAAAATCTGCCTCTCCTCCTTCACAGGTCGGTCCCAACCCATTCGCCCCCCTTCTCTGTCATGAGTAGTAGTGGAGTACTATAGGTCTGTCTATGTGCAACATGGGTAACACAATAAGCCAAGAAGGTAACATTAAAAGGGCATTGTGTGTCTTTTTGCTTTAGAAGCATGTGTGTCTCTGCAAGTGTGACCTAAGTGGTTCTTTCAGTGCTTTTTTGTGTTGTAGGATGGAAGAGAATGGACCCTTGTCCTCTCCAACATCATGTCATGTATTGTGTGGTCAAGTTGTCTATTCTATTGTCTTTTGTAAAAGCTTTGCAGGATACCATAGCACTGACACAGCATGTTGAAAAGGGAAATTGCAGTCGTTACTGTACTTTATGTATGTCTGAAAAGTCGTGCTCTCCCTGGTCAGGTGCAAGTTGGCTGTGTGCATCTGAAGGATTTACTGACATTACCCGTGTGCTTTCAATGCCCCCATATCCCCTCAAGTACAAATCAAAGCCCCCTTACtaacattttgaatttattaCTATCTTTGCCAACCCCTCCTGCAGAGAACCAACTGTTTGTATAAAAGCTAAAGAATTTAAGTCCTCCAGCAATATATTCTGCTCTTTTTAAAGATATATCTCCTGCTGAGCTGGATGCCTTGTGGAGGGAACCACCATATACTCTGGGGGGGACCCACGAACACTTTCCAGGAAATTACATCATGACTGAAGGTAAGGTACTGCATATGGTTGAGCACCACCCacccatcttgtttttttttcgactTTTGCCTTATGTTGCATGAAGAAGCATTTATGGGGTTCTAATCAGCCTAAATATTGACAATTAGTCTACTAACGTGTTTTACTGGTTTGTCATATGACTTCCTGTACAGTGATAGCGATAACCTTTGTTATGGCTGACTTTTAAAAGATAGAATGGTTCGGAATTGCAGAACACTTTGAACACTACTCTTGATGGACCTTGAGATAGCCTTTATTGCATTTCATTATCAGATAGTTTTCTTAAAATAGGCCTCTGAAACAAAGGCTACCATGGATAAGAATATACATAGAAAATATTAGAAgagttttttgttacttttataCCCTGAAATAGAAATGAATCCGTCATTGCTGATTTTGCAGCTTTATAATCTTGGGGTTACAATGTCGTTTGCCATTCTTGACATGTCTttctaatgttgtttttgttgactaTGTCACTTTGCTTTAACCAAAACTGTTGATTTGGAAACATATTTTTACGTGTATGTTTAAAATGTCAGGTGGAGGTGAGGATGAGGATGGCCTCGTGGTGGAGTCAGATGAAGGAGCGCTGGATGTTGAAAACTACTGGAAGCAGAAAGAGGCCTTTCATAAAGGAAGTCGGGTGACACTGGGCGAGAAATGCTCTTCAGGTATTGTATTCTTATGTAGTTACATGTTTAGCACCACTGCTGGTTAATGCTTGCTTtggtgaatatatatattttttgttacacTTTaagattcatgtttttttcagaaagtGGTATGTAGAAACCTGTACTACATTCAAACCAATGAATGGCTCTTAAGTCTTGTATGGACATTTTGACTTACTCAGCATTTCCTTCATGATCACACCCTGCAATTTTTGcttttcaaaatggatttaaGTGGTCACATAGAAAATCCAGTCAGCAGTCTAATAGCTTTGTTATTCCTCTAGGGACGATGATTGTTCTTACTAAGCAACTCTCTCATTGTAATGTGAGCTACCATATGAAAATCTTTAATGAACTTTTGAAAGTTGTCCTCTTGTTTTGTTGATTGATTTAATCAatccccttttaaaaaaaacaattttaacattATATATCCTGTCTagaaattgtgctttttttcactGGACGTCGACGCTCCAGTGAGGACCCTGACCGGGCACTGCAGGAGGCCCTGCGGACTCGACTCAGAGTAGTGGAGAGTAACAGCAAAGATGTCATCCAGTTGTTTAAGGTGAGTATTATGAAGACATTATGGAATATAAATGTTGAATGAGCAGTTCTTTCTACTTGCAGGACCTGTCTGCACGTCTGGTGTCTGTCCATGCAGAGAAAGACAGTTTTGTGCTCACTTTTAAAACTGCTGAAGAAATTTGGAAGTTTTCAACTTATCTATCTTTAGGTACATGTTCTTTGAGTGTAATTTATCATATTTACGATTTTCGTTTTAATGGAATTGAATTTGGAATCAACTCCCCTTGCTTTTTGTCTCAGTCTGGTTTTGTATTTACATTAATTACATTGTTTTGATGGCAGGTTTTGTAGCACGCTGCTTGGAGAACTTCCTGTGTGATCAATCCTTCTGGTTGGAGCCAAAATTGCTCAGCGATTTGGAGATTAAAGTAACAGTTGATGAAGATCATCTAGCTACCCTCTTCCTTGAACTTATACTTCAGGAAGGTAGTaaatataatcatatttttttcagtgggaTATCTTTAGCTTGCATGACCCAAATAAATACAACCAAATCTTTGCAAACATTTACAGAACGTCTGAATGTATATCTAATATTCTCTATATATAGTAACTCTTTGTGTCTGCCAAACTGAGTCATGAGATTTACTCTAACCTAATGGAGTCCACTTAAGATACCCATCATCCGGTTCTAATGGAATCAGTGTATAGCTGTGTTACTAATCTTATAGGTCTGTAAAGGGATTTTATTGATGAGCAGCCGGATTTCagaatgttgtgtttttgtgttgaatAAAGACATGCAATAATGGATCAACATTATTACAGGATCTTTCTTTGCAAAGGCGCTGTACACAAGAATtgaagaagatgatgaagatcagctgtctttcaaaaaaaatgatcttttgATGGTGAAGGACACTGGACAGGAGGACATGTGGGAGGGTACAATGCTCTCCACTGGACAGCACGGCCTGGTGCCAGTCAATGCCACTCAACCACTTCCTTATCCTTTCTACCAGTAAGATTTTCTTCATCAGATTTTTATTTAGCCCATACCTACCACAATGCTTTGATTCTGTGCACAAACAAGTGGTTTATCCATTGTCTCCTTTTGACTAGGTGGTTCCTGAGGAATTATCCAGGATATGCAGGCTGCTCAACAACAGAAAATGAAGCATTTGAACACCCTCTTGGTATGCAGTCGTGTACACACAGCAATCTTATGTCATGCTAATTTTCttcattaatctttttttatcaaacatCCCAGTGACAGGTTCATGTGTAGCGGTGGTCGACTACAATCCAACAGTTCAAGACGAACTCCAGCTAAGCCAAGGGGATATCGTAGAAATTCAGGGTCTACTCGTTCGAGGTGTTGGTGTCTTTGTAGGAAAACACGTTTCCACTGGTCTGACTGGTTTCGTCAACAAAGCCCACGTTAAGCCTCTGGATGCTAAGTCCCTGTAAAttgatttaattaaattcaaattaataggTCTGATTTTTAATCTGCTTCATTTCCATTGTGAATCACTTCAACTGTAATATATCACACATTAgctgctttgtttttctttcctctttatTGTTAATTACATAGCATAACTGCACTCTGGGATGAGAATTCTtcctatgttttattttttgcacagAGAAAGACATTTGGTCTTTTTGACCGAAGAAGAGCGAGCAACCCTGGCTCAGACAAGCCCAGTCAGCTCCGAGCCATGTGAAAGCACCCTACTGGAAAGGCTCTTCTCATCTGACATCAGCTTTGTGTACAGGCTAGGTAAAGCTCAAAAGCTCTCTAATTAGATAGCCAGTAGATTTAATTTGCTGTCTATCATTCTTTGCAATAAATGAGGCAGCTTGCTTACACCAAATGTCCACACGTCTTTACAGACAGGCTGGACGAGTCTGACTTCATGTACATCAGAAACAGGCCCAAACGAGGTAGACCGTTTGTCTTTTATATTTACCTAAATTTATTGAATGATGCAAAACTTGTTATTTTCGCCTCTTATATTTTGGCAATTTCCCTTCTCAGATCACAAGATCCCTGCAAGTGCTCGTCAGAGTGCCATGTCAGAGAAAAGCGGTGGTACCCCCCCATACCACTCGTCCCCCCGTGTGTCAGTCTATCAGTCTAACAGTACACTGGTACAGGACGTAGAGTGCCTTTCCTTCAATTTAGATGACACGTTCAAGGAACTTAGTGAATTCCAGGAAGAGCCCCCTCTCTTCTTGGAGGAGAGCAGTTGGGAGGGGGACGAGTCTGAAATCGGGGACCCAACGTTGACCCTGCTAAACCATGACCACTTCAAGgtcagaaaaaaattgtaattgagTCATTCAATGTTTATTTAGCTCCAGACGGAAcccgtttgtgtatttttaaacatactTTATACAtagaataatgttttttttttggatttgatttgcttgcaattaattatttaaagtgTAAGCATCCATAACAGAAGATGTTGTTTGCatgtttatgatttttctctaggAAGACTTCCTGCCTCTGTATGACCTCCAATGTTCCTTCCTGTGGGTGACCTTTAGTGGGAAGGGCGAGAGTGAACTCTCAGTACAGCTTGAGAGTGTAAGGGAGTGTGCAAAGAGGATGGGCATGCGCTGGGCACATAGACGAGCTTGCTTCCTCTTGGGAAGACTCTGTGCCAGGAAGTTGAAGCTATCCCAGGTAATTGATATTATTTACAGTGCTGTCAAGTCATTCCACTTTTAAATGATGTAAATCATATGAAATCCATAGTTAATTCGCATTTGAAcagataaatacaataaatatgatGTTTAACTTTTAAATCCACCTCTTAACACACCTGTAACCATTGTTATTTATACATGTTCTCTCTTAAATCCAGGCTCGTGTGTACTATGAAGAAGCTCTCAGTGTTTGTGTGAACAGTTTCAATGACACTCCGCTGTTCAACGCTCTCCTCACCAATCTCACAGCCATCTACCTGAAGCAACGTATGTCAGACAAGTTGCCCAACACACTGGAAAAGGCCTGTGCCATGCTCCTCTGTCTCCCCAACCATACCTACACATCCTCAGATGAAATTGAGCCACTGAAGCTGCTTCTAAGGAGAGCCATGGTAACGGGGGATAAGAATCTGGAGGCCCGTGTATGCTACCTTATTTCTAGCCTTTTCTTACTCCTAAGGAAACCTGATGATGCTCTTCCCTTTGTGGAGCGCCTACAGTTCCTCTCATCAACTCTCTCAGCCAATGACGGGCTCGCTGTAGCACCCCTGGACCTTAACTGGCTCTTAAGCCTGCTCTATCATCGGAAATATATGCCTTATTTGGTGCTGGCTTCTCTGAGCCTTGACTCTAGACAAGACCACTCGCTCCAGGATGCCTTTCAGAGGATTGAGAGATTTATTAGGAACTCGGCTCGCCTTAACCCATTCTGGAAGGAGGGAACCTCTCTGCTTCCAGCCCAGATCGTTGTTTACCTCCTGCAGGCACTGACTATAGCTGAGAAAAATGGGGACTTAAAGATCCAGAGAGACCTGTGTTTGGGCTTGGCCTCAGTTTACCAGCAATATGCTGCCCTAGATAAGGCTGTGTGCTGTGCTCAACGAGCAGTGGAGACGGGGGGCTTCATCAATGAGGAGGAAGGCTTTGAGGCCTCTGTGCTGCTTGGCTGGCTGCTGGTTTTAACAGGCCAGGCCGAAAAGGCTCTGAGTATCCTACAGCCACAGCTGGTATCACGTCAGGTAAAGAAAAACACAGTATTTATTTCCTCACTTTTTGCCCGGTCCAAtgaaatgttgtgtttttatgttttcaacTACTGTGCAGGGATCAGATAACTCCACTCAAAGAGGCGTCATTCACAATCTCTTGGCTTTGTGTCTGAGGCAGCGGGGCTGCATATCAGAGGCGGGCTGGCAACTTCACTCAGCCTTGGTGATAGCGCGGGAAAGTGGAAACCAGAGGAATCAAGCCCTGGCACTTGCCAACCTAGGCTGTCTGGCACTGGATGCAGGGGCATGTGTACTGGGAGAACATTTCCTGGTCAGGTCAGAGTCGCTCCTTATTTCAGACTACAGTGGTACCATTACTTACGGACGTTTCTGTATATGAAATATTCAAGTCACGAAATTCCTCAATGGGAAAATTTGGGAAACCATCACCTGAAAATGTTAATTAACTTGTAGCATCCTGTATTTTATGTTAAAGTTGGCTTGATAGAGTAGGTCTCCCATTGGTAATCATCCAACCCGAAAGCCTTGGAGTTTAGTGGACAGTATTGGGTACGGTGcaactctacttatgaaaattTCATATAACGATACcactttaaaataatgaatttcaCAAGTGGAGGTACTGCTGTGCTTAATAATGCTATAGATGAATTCATGACTTACTTGCCTGGCATTTAACCTGATCTATAATCTGAGTGCTTCACACATTTATATTGTTATTCCAGATCCTTAAAACTATTCCGGGAACTTCGGGAGAGCCCCACAGATGAGGAGCATGTGCAGACGTTCCTTTGGTTGGGGAGGAGCTACAAAAGTAGAGGGAAGAGTCACCAAGTCAGGATCTGTTATGAAATGGGATTTCTGATTGCCCTGCAAGCTCGAAACTTGCCCAGTAAGTGAATTTGTCAATGAACTGAACCATGACCAAACCTTACATTTGTTAAATGAGGTTGATAAATAGATTTGCTGTCTTCACGGTACAGGTCAGTTGGTGGTAGCAAAAGTGTTGAGTCGGCTGTATTCCGACATGCTGCTTTACGGTCAAAGCATTGTCTATTATGAACACTGTGTGTCAGTGGCCCGGGAGCTAAAAGACAAGAGACTTGAGGGGGAATACCTTGAAATTTTAAGCAGCCTTTACCTCACACTAAATACTGAAAAGTGAGTACAATTCTGTTTACGGTTTTCAGAACATTTCTTTTATGATTAGGCCCGAAAACAGCTATGAAACATGTGCTACAGGTCATCTCGTAAATCTCTCGACTACACTAAGCAAAGCCTGAGGATTTCTATTGATTTGGGCAAGAGAGAGGAAGAGTCGGAGACCTGGTTGCAGGTGGGAAGGATCTATTATCTTATCCAGGAGGATGAACTGGCTGATATGTACCTGCAGGTGAGTAGAGAAAACAGGGTAATTTATTGAATAATGTCCTCAAAATTGTCTCTTTGTGCGTGTAgcgtttagaaaaaaataatttcaatttatAAAAACACTGCATTACCATTGAAACAATAACTGCTGAGCAAGCATCACAAACAGCAGCTAACATTTAACGTTTTAAGGAACAGCTGTCACTAGCAAGGTTTTATTTCTGGTCGAGACTACAgagatacaaaaacaaaagaatcatatatcatttatttttgcataaaaaggttgaaaaaactgaataatataATTACATTACCCATTTGCAGCCAATAGACACATACaattaacacatttttcattaaacCCATGCTTGTTGCTTACAATTTTATCAGCGTATGTCTTATCTTTTAACAATACAAGCCCGTCCTATAAACCTGAAACCTGATCGACAGGCAGCAGTCAAGACAGCTTTAAGAATGAATGACCCTCGTTTTTCGATGAGCATATATGAAGAAGCAGGAGATGTCTACTTTAAAGGACACAGGAACAGGATGGCCTCAGTCCCTTTCTACAGGGTAACAAGAATGTATTCGTGATTTTGGAAATTCTGATGTTTCTGACAGCATGGAGTTGTTCATTTGTTTTGGTTACAGGATGGCAGTCTACCGTTTTCCCGAAGTGCAAAGGACATCCATTCAGAGTTCCGCTTGTTAAGTAAACTAACTGAGCTGCTAATGGGCCATGGGGAGCAGGAAGAGGCTCTGCAATACGCTACTCTAGCTGTTGAAATAGCAAACAAAACAGGTATTGGCAAGGCCACTGAGCTGAACGCTGACCTTTACAGATTCATTGCCGcatcttttattgtttttgcagACGTGCACATGAATGAGAGGACTGCTTACCACCGACTGGCGACAATATACTATGGGCTCCAACAATATGAGATGGCTGAGAACTACTATCTCAAGTCTTTGTCTTTCTGTCCGCCTGTCATGCAGCACCCAATGGAAGCTCGCTACTACACTCGGGTCTACTGCAGGCTTGGCAATCTCACCCTGCACAAATTCAAGGTAAAAGAGTGTGACGCTGTgcaagtattattattattatctttgaTAAACTGTCATTCAAGGGTTTTTACATTTTCGAATGACTGaagcagacttttttttcttttgatgccATGCATTGTACCCCAGGATTCTTATGATGCATTGGGTTATTTCCACCTGGCTCTGGCAGCTGCTTTGGAAGATCAAGCAAATCCTGACGCTCTTTTCGTAGTGTACATGAAGTTGGCGGAGATTCACAGCAACCACGTACCTGACGATCACCTATGTAAGCTCTATGGAGAT from the Stigmatopora nigra isolate UIUO_SnigA chromosome 14, RoL_Snig_1.1, whole genome shotgun sequence genome contains:
- the sh3tc2 gene encoding SH3 domain and tetratricopeptide repeat-containing protein 2 isoform X3, with amino-acid sequence MTEGGGEDEDGLVVESDEGALDVENYWKQKEAFHKGSRVTLGEKCSSEIVLFFTGRRRSSEDPDRALQEALRTRLRVVESNSKDVIQLFKDLSARLVSVHAEKDSFVLTFKTAEEIWKFSTYLSLGFVARCLENFLCDQSFWLEPKLLSDLEIKVTVDEDHLATLFLELILQEGSFFAKALYTRIEEDDEDQLSFKKNDLLMVKDTGQEDMWEGTMLSTGQHGLVPVNATQPLPYPFYQWFLRNYPGYAGCSTTENEAFEHPLVTGSCVAVVDYNPTVQDELQLSQGDIVEIQGLLVRGVGVFVGKHVSTGLTGFVNKAHVKPLDAKSLERHLVFLTEEERATLAQTSPVSSEPCESTLLERLFSSDISFVYRLDRLDESDFMYIRNRPKRDHKIPASARQSAMSEKSGGTPPYHSSPRVSVYQSNSTLVQDVECLSFNLDDTFKELSEFQEEPPLFLEESSWEGDESEIGDPTLTLLNHDHFKEDFLPLYDLQCSFLWVTFSGKGESELSVQLESVRECAKRMGMRWAHRRACFLLGRLCARKLKLSQARVYYEEALSVCVNSFNDTPLFNALLTNLTAIYLKQRMSDKLPNTLEKACAMLLCLPNHTYTSSDEIEPLKLLLRRAMVTGDKNLEARVCYLISSLFLLLRKPDDALPFVERLQFLSSTLSANDGLAVAPLDLNWLLSLLYHRKYMPYLVLASLSLDSRQDHSLQDAFQRIERFIRNSARLNPFWKEGTSLLPAQIVVYLLQALTIAEKNGDLKIQRDLCLGLASVYQQYAALDKAVCCAQRAVETGGFINEEEGFEASVLLGWLLVLTGQAEKALSILQPQLVSRQGSDNSTQRGVIHNLLALCLRQRGCISEAGWQLHSALVIARESGNQRNQALALANLGCLALDAGACVLGEHFLVRSLKLFRELRESPTDEEHVQTFLWLGRSYKSRGKSHQVRICYEMGFLIALQARNLPSQLVVAKVLSRLYSDMLLYGQSIVYYEHCVSVARELKDKRLEGEYLEILSSLYLTLNTEKSSRKSLDYTKQSLRISIDLGKREEESETWLQVGRIYYLIQEDELADMYLQAAVKTALRMNDPRFSMSIYEEAGDVYFKGHRNRMASVPFYRDGSLPFSRSAKDIHSEFRLLSKLTELLMGHGEQEEALQYATLAVEIANKTDVHMNERTAYHRLATIYYGLQQYEMAENYYLKSLSFCPPVMQHPMEARYYTRVYCRLGNLTLHKFKDSYDALGYFHLALAAALEDQANPDALFVVYMKLAEIHSNHVPDDHLCKLYGDRARSLKKVLSGVAKSDGNEEIGKDSIKDDDSDPFRTTCRTQVDTHRDTEIPGEVEKWRQDKDILSSSVTNNQMCDVPPLTLSQSYSESILTESFDTAREHMSDSCSSTDTVQTQPKPINGKDLTSSDISLQPEKKTVMDLRLDREEFILLDSSGDPPTS